A region from the Mucilaginibacter sp. CSA2-8R genome encodes:
- a CDS encoding DUF4296 domain-containing protein, whose product MRKPLNYRKRIYYILFFLVMFFLCSCKSDKPKEILSHEQMEHVLIEIHVVDGTLTDKMMVPDTMFKYGNAQYMQIFKQQNIDSGAFKKSFKYYTNRPDELFEIYDKVIADIKVRVDSATKVKEKRQKAELARQMKENERIAKRAADSIARLNKAKADSLHKKTEEKKGAGKNKLRKDKNVIPRK is encoded by the coding sequence ATGAGGAAACCGCTAAATTACAGAAAGCGCATTTATTACATCTTGTTTTTTTTAGTGATGTTTTTTTTGTGTTCCTGCAAAAGCGATAAGCCCAAAGAGATATTGAGCCATGAGCAAATGGAACATGTGTTAATCGAAATACATGTGGTAGATGGTACCCTGACTGATAAAATGATGGTACCGGATACAATGTTTAAATACGGGAATGCGCAGTACATGCAAATATTTAAACAACAAAATATTGATAGCGGCGCGTTTAAAAAGAGTTTTAAGTATTACACCAATAGACCTGATGAATTATTTGAAATTTATGACAAGGTAATTGCCGATATTAAAGTACGGGTAGACTCGGCCACCAAAGTGAAAGAGAAACGCCAGAAGGCCGAGCTTGCCCGGCAGATGAAAGAAAATGAACGCATAGCCAAACGGGCAGCCGATTCTATAGCCCGTTTAAACAAAGCCAAAGCCGATTCGTTGCATAAAAAGACGGAAGAGAAAAAAGGCGCAGGCAAAAATAAATTACGTAAAGACAAGAATGTTATACCCCGAAAATAG
- a CDS encoding YggS family pyridoxal phosphate-dependent enzyme, producing the protein MSISDNIKSLKNELDTVNVTLVAVSKTKPATDIEEAYQAGQRIFGENQVQELVEKYEQLPKDIEWHLVGHLQTNKVKYIAPFISLIHSVDSLKLLEEINKQAEKNKRVIDCLLQVYIADEETKYGLGFDEVIELLRSDEFAALKNVRIRGLMGIATNTDSEKQIKEEFYELDTFFDGITQSFFRKEDSFDILSMGMSGDYKIAVEQGSTMVRLGSTIFGERVVKHFKNN; encoded by the coding sequence ATGAGCATTAGCGATAACATAAAAAGCCTGAAAAACGAGCTCGACACAGTGAACGTTACCCTGGTAGCCGTGTCTAAAACGAAGCCTGCAACTGATATTGAAGAAGCCTACCAAGCAGGCCAACGCATATTTGGCGAAAATCAAGTGCAGGAACTGGTAGAAAAATACGAGCAGTTGCCTAAAGATATTGAATGGCACTTAGTTGGTCATTTACAAACCAACAAAGTAAAATATATTGCTCCGTTTATCAGCCTTATTCATTCTGTAGATAGCTTAAAGCTGCTGGAAGAAATTAACAAACAGGCCGAAAAAAATAAACGCGTAATTGATTGCCTGCTGCAGGTATACATTGCCGACGAAGAAACCAAATATGGTTTAGGCTTTGATGAAGTAATTGAACTGCTACGGTCTGATGAGTTTGCTGCGCTTAAAAATGTGCGCATTCGTGGGTTAATGGGTATTGCTACTAACACCGACAGCGAAAAACAAATCAAAGAAGAATTTTACGAGCTTGATACGTTTTTTGACGGAATAACTCAAAGCTTTTTCCGTAAAGAAGACAGCTTTGATATATTGTCAATGGGTATGTCTGGCGATTACAAAATTGCCGTTGAACAAGGCAGTACCATGGTAAGATTAGGCAGCACTATATTTGGCGAAAGAGTGGTTAAACACTTTAAAAATAATTAG
- a CDS encoding GNAT family N-acetyltransferase: MQVQLRTARRDDCPRLLELIKELALYERAPQEVTVDLHHFEEAGFSKQPVWKAFVAETDGFIAGFALYYVRYSTWKGSRLYLEDLIVTEALRGKGIGKLLFNRIVQEARELSFNGMSWQVLDWNEPAINFYKKYEAGLEAGWLNASLSTEQIIDFKS; encoded by the coding sequence ATGCAGGTACAACTCAGAACAGCCCGCCGTGACGACTGCCCACGCCTGTTAGAACTTATAAAGGAACTTGCCCTTTACGAACGTGCACCGCAGGAGGTGACCGTTGATTTGCATCATTTTGAAGAAGCAGGATTTAGCAAACAACCGGTTTGGAAAGCCTTTGTGGCCGAAACAGATGGTTTTATTGCTGGTTTTGCGCTGTATTATGTACGATACTCTACCTGGAAAGGCAGCCGCCTTTACCTCGAAGATCTGATTGTAACCGAAGCTTTGCGCGGCAAGGGCATTGGCAAACTTTTATTTAACCGCATAGTGCAGGAAGCACGTGAGCTGAGTTTTAACGGCATGTCCTGGCAGGTGCTGGACTGGAATGAGCCGGCCATTAATTTTTATAAAAAATACGAAGCCGGTTTAGAAGCCGGCTGGTTAAATGCATCACTTTCTACCGAACAAATCATAGATTTTAAGTCATGA
- a CDS encoding DUF3298 domain-containing protein, whose amino-acid sequence MKIYHLAALAILAWSSQACWNTKPKIEDANIYKDTLSYQFKNIKTNADDCAGKPDSACTTVKFKYPAFDNQPVLNDTIVTGLATLLDRQKGIAGLQRLSWQFMLDYKDFKKSRPDWKGNFDLNCKVNVIRQDSSLVGLEYNGYQFIGGAHGDTKIRYLNWNVKQNKKILLSDILKPGSEAKLTTIGEKIFRKQENLDAATPLSRDYFFKDGKFTLNQNFLITPLGLKFLYNQSEIKPYAAGQTTLDIPYAQIKTLLQPNTVVVRYL is encoded by the coding sequence ATGAAAATTTATCACTTAGCCGCTTTAGCAATATTAGCATGGAGTTCGCAAGCTTGCTGGAATACCAAACCTAAAATTGAAGACGCCAACATTTATAAAGATACGCTCTCTTACCAGTTTAAAAACATCAAAACTAACGCTGATGATTGTGCCGGTAAACCCGATAGCGCCTGCACAACCGTTAAGTTTAAATATCCGGCTTTTGATAACCAACCGGTATTGAATGATACCATAGTTACCGGACTGGCTACCTTATTGGACCGCCAAAAAGGCATTGCGGGCTTGCAGCGCCTAAGCTGGCAGTTTATGCTGGATTATAAAGACTTTAAAAAAAGCCGTCCGGATTGGAAGGGTAATTTCGACCTCAACTGCAAGGTAAACGTGATTCGCCAGGACTCCAGCCTTGTTGGGTTAGAATACAATGGTTATCAGTTTATAGGCGGTGCCCATGGCGATACAAAGATTCGTTACCTGAACTGGAATGTTAAACAGAACAAAAAGATTTTACTGAGCGACATCTTAAAACCCGGATCTGAAGCCAAACTGACAACAATTGGCGAAAAAATCTTCAGGAAACAGGAAAATCTGGATGCTGCTACCCCGCTATCGCGCGATTATTTTTTTAAAGATGGTAAGTTTACATTAAATCAGAATTTTTTAATTACACCACTGGGTCTTAAGTTTTTGTACAACCAGTCTGAGATTAAACCTTATGCTGCCGGTCAAACAACACTCGATATTCCTTACGCACAAATAAAAACTTTACTTCAACCCAATACGGTTGTTGTCCGATATTTATAA
- a CDS encoding aspartate kinase, whose translation MLVFKFGGASVKDAAGVINLTQIVKRYANEELIIVVSAMGKTTNALEELAKAYFNSADVVASLYENIRHYHYTIMHDLFDDHDSVFDEVANTFVEIDWMLEDEPHDSYDFIYDQLVSVGELLSTRIVNAYLNKQQINSRWLDVRGYIHTDNTYREGGVDWEKTCNAIQKDIPGMLGKSIVVTQGFLGGTSENFTTTLGREGSDYTASIFASCLQAQSVTTWKDVPGILNADPKYFADTVKFDELSYTEAIEMTYYGATVIHPKTIKPLQNAGIPLLVKSFNDPDTDGTIISTNGKPTFIKPVIIVKPNQVLLSLSAKDYSFISEKHLSEIYQLFAFNKVKINVVQTSALSLSLCFDLDDEKFDKLTDLLKPNFNLKYNQQLYLLTLRHYTTDLLNRLTEGKQVLLEQISRNTAQVVMAD comes from the coding sequence ATGCTCGTATTTAAATTTGGAGGTGCATCGGTAAAAGATGCCGCTGGCGTAATAAATTTAACGCAGATTGTTAAACGTTATGCTAACGAAGAACTGATTATTGTGGTATCGGCCATGGGCAAAACTACCAATGCCTTAGAAGAACTGGCCAAAGCCTATTTCAATAGCGCTGACGTTGTGGCCTCCCTTTATGAAAACATCAGACATTATCATTACACCATCATGCATGACCTGTTTGATGATCATGACTCGGTGTTTGATGAGGTGGCCAACACCTTTGTTGAGATTGACTGGATGCTTGAAGATGAACCTCACGACAGTTATGATTTTATATATGACCAGTTGGTATCAGTAGGTGAATTACTGTCAACCCGCATAGTAAACGCTTACCTAAACAAACAACAGATAAATAGCCGGTGGCTTGATGTGCGCGGCTATATACATACCGACAATACATACCGCGAAGGCGGAGTAGACTGGGAAAAGACATGTAATGCCATACAAAAGGATATACCCGGCATGCTTGGCAAAAGCATCGTTGTTACCCAGGGCTTTTTAGGCGGTACGTCGGAAAACTTCACTACCACTTTGGGACGTGAGGGATCAGACTACACTGCATCCATATTTGCATCTTGTTTGCAGGCACAGTCGGTAACCACCTGGAAAGATGTACCAGGTATTTTGAATGCTGACCCCAAATACTTTGCCGACACGGTTAAGTTTGATGAGCTATCATACACCGAAGCCATCGAGATGACATATTATGGTGCTACCGTTATTCATCCAAAAACCATCAAACCTTTGCAAAATGCCGGTATACCTTTACTTGTAAAATCGTTTAACGACCCAGATACTGACGGTACTATCATTAGCACAAATGGTAAACCGACATTTATCAAACCGGTGATAATTGTAAAGCCCAATCAAGTTCTTTTGTCACTTTCGGCAAAAGATTATTCGTTTATATCCGAAAAGCACCTGAGCGAAATTTACCAGCTATTTGCTTTTAATAAAGTTAAAATAAACGTGGTACAAACATCGGCGTTAAGTTTATCGCTATGTTTTGACCTTGATGATGAAAAGTTTGATAAGCTGACAGACCTATTAAAGCCAAACTTTAATCTCAAATATAACCAGCAATTGTATTTGCTTACGCTTAGGCATTACACCACAGACTTACTTAATAGGCTTACTGAAGGCAAACAAGTTTTACTGGAACAAATAAGCCGGAACACCGCCCAGGTGGTAATGGCTGATTAA
- a CDS encoding tetratricopeptide repeat-containing sensor histidine kinase has translation MPLLIKRSTIFLSLLLCLTYSYTAVAVIKQSSSAQSSSLTIADYEKLIKQYRYSKPDSAVFFAKMGLAEARKKKDLKGQAMMLNQLGMIDDNLGDFDASNLKYTEALELYRRGKNPVGEAAIIVRLGVVELRKGNYDKAIDLFIQSLKVAERSKNAAGCMEAYLTLAEGYMGQRKFDTALKYLHTAEKINNTIPFSNLSLNIYNNFGVVYREMGIPTLAKTYLEKGIMLSGEPQYQGLNITLTNNLAKVYNKQGNKAKSISLQIAALQKARAINNYLRELQTLTGLADTYGASDAPKALYYFNQALTLVREKGARKQEIEILSRLADLYKYQHNYQLALKLREQQNTLADSLYYKAMAKQVTGLQTEYQLYKSKARVRELDILYKQQRLQRNVYITLAFGALAVLLVIGYYFYRTRRLNKLLNTANTNLKESNQVKDKLFSVLAHDLRAPLASVIDLLFLLDDDDIEGEEKTMLIKRLTSASNITLETLNMLLKWGEMQLKGVRLNSLIVQPAPIIERIINLLTETAEKKKIQLISRVNHKLTMLVDPNHFEFVMRNVTANAVKFTPTGGWVNIDAIADINNNLITFSVQDNGIGIGPDRLPYVFDIGSASTKGTNNETGTSLGLVICKEFIEINQGKIWAESKNGQGTTFFFSLPMFQGAAIKKPVLLPAPRKAIRLSRKHQS, from the coding sequence GTGCCACTACTAATTAAACGGTCAACAATATTTTTATCACTTTTACTTTGTTTAACTTATAGTTATACCGCTGTTGCGGTAATTAAGCAGTCATCTTCGGCACAATCGTCTTCGCTTACCATCGCCGATTACGAAAAACTAATCAAGCAATACCGTTATTCCAAACCCGATTCAGCTGTTTTTTTCGCCAAAATGGGCTTGGCAGAAGCACGGAAAAAAAAGGACCTCAAGGGGCAAGCTATGATGCTTAACCAGTTAGGCATGATCGATGATAATTTGGGCGACTTTGATGCTTCTAATTTGAAATATACAGAAGCACTTGAGCTTTACCGCAGAGGTAAAAATCCGGTTGGTGAGGCAGCAATTATTGTACGTTTAGGTGTAGTTGAGCTGCGTAAAGGCAACTATGATAAGGCTATAGACCTTTTCATACAATCGCTTAAGGTTGCAGAGCGCTCCAAAAATGCTGCCGGCTGCATGGAGGCTTATCTTACCTTAGCCGAAGGTTACATGGGACAGCGCAAGTTTGACACCGCTTTAAAATACCTGCATACAGCAGAAAAAATTAATAACACCATTCCTTTCTCTAACCTTTCGCTTAATATATATAACAATTTTGGGGTAGTGTATCGTGAAATGGGAATACCTACTCTTGCGAAAACCTATCTCGAAAAAGGAATTATGTTAAGCGGCGAGCCGCAATACCAAGGCCTGAATATTACTTTAACGAATAACCTGGCTAAAGTCTATAACAAGCAAGGTAATAAGGCAAAGTCTATCAGCTTGCAAATAGCTGCTTTACAAAAGGCTCGGGCTATTAATAATTACCTGCGCGAATTACAGACTTTAACCGGCCTGGCTGATACTTATGGAGCAAGCGATGCCCCAAAAGCACTTTATTATTTTAACCAAGCCCTCACCTTAGTAAGGGAGAAAGGCGCGCGCAAACAGGAGATAGAAATATTAAGTCGCCTGGCCGATTTGTACAAGTATCAGCACAATTACCAACTCGCCTTAAAACTAAGGGAGCAGCAAAACACTTTAGCTGACAGCTTGTATTACAAAGCTATGGCTAAGCAGGTAACCGGATTACAAACCGAATACCAGTTGTACAAATCTAAAGCCCGCGTTAGAGAACTGGATATTTTATATAAACAACAGCGCCTGCAACGCAACGTTTATATTACGCTGGCTTTTGGCGCTCTGGCAGTTTTGCTGGTTATTGGTTATTACTTTTACCGTACCCGTAGGCTTAACAAACTGCTAAATACTGCTAACACTAATTTAAAAGAATCGAACCAGGTAAAAGATAAGTTATTTTCGGTGCTGGCGCATGACCTGAGAGCACCACTGGCCTCCGTTATTGACTTGTTGTTTTTGCTTGACGATGATGACATCGAAGGCGAAGAGAAAACCATGTTGATTAAAAGGCTTACCTCAGCCAGTAACATTACGCTCGAAACGTTAAATATGTTACTGAAATGGGGCGAAATGCAGCTTAAAGGCGTACGTCTGAATAGCCTTATCGTTCAGCCTGCGCCTATTATTGAGCGCATAATAAATTTATTGACGGAAACAGCAGAGAAAAAGAAGATTCAGTTGATTAGCCGGGTAAACCATAAGCTAACTATGCTGGTTGACCCCAACCATTTCGAATTTGTGATGCGCAACGTTACAGCTAACGCCGTCAAATTTACACCTACAGGTGGTTGGGTAAACATTGATGCCATAGCCGATATCAATAACAACCTAATAACCTTCTCGGTTCAAGACAACGGAATTGGCATCGGGCCAGACCGGTTGCCTTACGTGTTTGATATTGGCAGCGCCAGTACTAAAGGTACCAATAATGAAACAGGTACCAGTTTAGGTTTGGTAATTTGTAAAGAGTTTATTGAAATAAACCAGGGGAAAATATGGGCCGAGAGTAAAAACGGTCAGGGTACGACGTTCTTTTTCTCCTTACCGATGTTTCAGGGAGCAGCCATCAAAAAGCCTGTCTTGTTACCTGCCCCCCGAAAAGCAATCCGCCTATCACGAAAACATCAATCATAG
- a CDS encoding glutamine synthetase family protein, with product MDAQQITGYLKQNNSHHIKFAFADIDGILRGKLIHRQKFESGLQNGYGFCDVVFGWDSADQAYDNVAVTGWHTGYPDKNCRIDLATFRNIPWQNNIPFFLADFSGADKEGVPCPRTLLKKIVSACADMGYHPEFAQEFEWFNFSETAKSLQQKSFRGIEPVTPGMFGYSILRLSQQSNFYLDLVNLLEEFRIPLEGLHTETGPGVCEAAIIHDHALAAADKAVLFKNAVKEIASSHGIMASFMAKWNADLPGCGGHIHQSLWNTDKSHNLFYQADAEHGISELMKHYIAGQLYCLPFIMPMYAPTINSFKRLVEGAWAPTTITWGIDNRTAALRAISQSAKSARLETRIPGADSNPYLAIAASLASGLYGIKHKLPLNIKPVQGNGYLDTSNGTLPKNLLEAATAMQQSDVARELFGNTFVDHFTATRVWEWRQFNSQVTDWELKRYFEII from the coding sequence ATGGATGCACAGCAAATAACCGGCTACCTAAAGCAAAATAATAGTCATCACATCAAATTCGCATTTGCGGACATAGACGGAATTTTGAGAGGTAAGCTTATTCACAGGCAAAAATTTGAAAGTGGCTTGCAGAATGGTTATGGTTTTTGTGATGTGGTATTTGGTTGGGACAGCGCCGACCAAGCCTATGATAACGTTGCCGTGACTGGTTGGCACACAGGCTATCCCGACAAAAACTGCCGCATTGATTTAGCTACTTTTCGCAATATACCCTGGCAGAATAATATACCCTTTTTCCTGGCTGATTTTAGCGGTGCGGATAAGGAGGGGGTGCCGTGTCCGCGTACACTTTTAAAAAAGATAGTGTCAGCATGTGCCGATATGGGCTATCATCCCGAGTTTGCTCAGGAGTTTGAATGGTTTAATTTTAGTGAGACGGCAAAATCCCTGCAGCAAAAATCTTTTAGGGGCATTGAACCAGTCACTCCGGGAATGTTTGGGTACTCTATATTACGGCTATCGCAGCAAAGCAATTTCTATCTTGATTTAGTAAATTTGTTAGAAGAATTCCGTATCCCTTTAGAAGGCTTGCATACCGAAACCGGCCCAGGCGTGTGCGAAGCTGCCATAATACATGACCATGCACTGGCAGCAGCAGATAAAGCTGTACTCTTTAAAAATGCAGTTAAAGAAATTGCCTCCAGCCACGGTATCATGGCATCTTTTATGGCTAAATGGAACGCAGACTTACCCGGCTGCGGTGGACATATACATCAAAGTTTATGGAATACTGACAAGAGCCATAATTTATTTTATCAAGCCGATGCGGAGCATGGTATAAGTGAGTTAATGAAGCATTACATCGCAGGGCAGTTATATTGCTTGCCATTCATCATGCCGATGTATGCGCCTACCATAAATAGTTTTAAAAGACTGGTAGAAGGTGCCTGGGCACCCACTACAATTACCTGGGGTATAGATAACCGAACGGCGGCGTTAAGGGCTATCAGCCAATCCGCGAAATCTGCCCGGTTAGAAACACGTATTCCCGGCGCCGACAGCAACCCATACCTGGCCATTGCGGCCTCCTTAGCCTCAGGCTTGTACGGCATTAAACATAAGCTACCGCTTAACATTAAGCCGGTACAGGGCAACGGATATTTGGATACCTCTAATGGCACCTTACCAAAAAATTTGTTAGAAGCAGCCACAGCTATGCAGCAGTCTGATGTAGCACGCGAACTTTTTGGCAACACATTCGTAGACCATTTTACCGCAACCCGTGTTTGGGAATGGCGTCAGTTTAATAGCCAGGTTACGGACTGGGAACTGAAAAGATATTTTGAAATAATTTAG
- a CDS encoding TIGR01459 family HAD-type hydrolase: MLPTLDFKSVVDRYKVIFFDSFGVIKNYKGLVPGIKNTFDYLRDQNKDYYIVTNDASRSPQQLAQSFQKLGLDDLTPEKIISSGMLAKEYLELKVTEGIVAYLGTKNSAHYIESAGHQTMSIRDITDDLIEQVSGVVFMDDEGYRWFDDLNKTVNLLRKRNIPAIVANTDLVYPLTKTDVAIAVGALADMIEKIVGKRFIRFGKPDSQMFMFAYELARQKQSLTKQDILMVGDTLHTDILGGNKFGLDTVLVYTGNTLPANAETNIMATGIAPTYICNNAVVES, translated from the coding sequence ATGCTACCTACCCTTGATTTTAAAAGCGTTGTTGACCGATATAAAGTGATTTTTTTTGACTCGTTCGGGGTTATAAAAAACTACAAGGGCCTGGTACCAGGCATTAAAAACACTTTCGATTATCTGCGCGATCAAAATAAAGACTATTACATTGTTACCAACGATGCTTCGCGCAGTCCGCAGCAGCTGGCACAATCATTTCAAAAATTAGGGCTGGACGATCTTACTCCCGAAAAAATCATCTCGTCGGGCATGTTAGCTAAAGAGTACCTGGAGTTGAAAGTTACTGAGGGTATTGTGGCTTACCTGGGCACTAAAAACTCGGCGCATTACATTGAGTCGGCCGGCCATCAAACAATGTCAATCCGCGATATTACTGATGATTTAATTGAGCAGGTAAGCGGCGTAGTATTTATGGATGACGAGGGCTATCGCTGGTTTGACGACCTGAACAAAACGGTTAACCTGCTGCGCAAACGTAATATACCGGCTATAGTGGCCAACACCGATTTAGTTTACCCGCTCACCAAAACCGACGTTGCCATTGCCGTAGGCGCTCTGGCCGATATGATTGAAAAAATTGTGGGCAAAAGGTTTATTCGCTTTGGCAAGCCCGACTCACAGATGTTTATGTTTGCGTATGAGCTGGCCCGCCAAAAACAAAGCCTTACCAAACAAGATATACTGATGGTGGGCGACACTTTGCATACCGACATTTTAGGCGGAAATAAATTTGGATTAGATACCGTACTGGTTTACACCGGTAACACGCTGCCTGCCAATGCCGAAACTAATATCATGGCCACCGGTATTGCTCCCACCTACATTTGCAATAACGCGGTAGTCGAAAGTTGA
- a CDS encoding alpha-1,4-glucan--maltose-1-phosphate maltosyltransferase, translating into MIQTSGQKRVIITNISPKVEEGKFPAKSAIYESFKISADIFSDGHDEIAASAFVKKVNDANWTEYPLHFVINDHWETIFRATETGNYEFKIEGWVDHYTTWKKGLKKKFDAGQDITVELQIGVELLEEAATHNIANKAKLREWVTQLTQAGSTEQAVVLAFSPEISAEMYKHRHANLVTQYPTVYRFEVERKRAAFSTWYELFPRSASEQPGEHGTFDDVVKLLPRVARMGFDVLYFPPIHPIGEKNRKGKNNSLTAESNDPGSPWAIGNRLGGHKAIHPQLGTLDSFKALINEAKTLNIEIAMDIAYQCAPDHPYVKEHPQWFKWRPDGTVQYAENPPKKYEDILPFNFETEDWENLWQELKSVIDYWVDAGIRVFRIDNPHTKAFGFWQWMIGEVRAKTPEVIFLAEAFTRPRIMERLGKGGFNQSYSYFTWRNTKQEIEEYMTELTQTEMRYYYRANFWPNTPDILPPALINGGDNAHVMRVILAGTLSSNYGLYGPVYEFGINAPHGVKEEYVDNEKYEIKHWDWNQYTRIGEIITRLNRIRHQNAALQTTWNIQFADTSNQQIICYIKTDKATDNNLIIAVNLDAFATQGAHVRIPLPEFNIGYDEPYQVTDLLSGSSYRWVGDYNYVELNPYQMPAHIFKVQKLY; encoded by the coding sequence ATGATTCAGACCAGCGGCCAAAAGCGAGTTATCATCACTAACATATCCCCCAAGGTTGAAGAAGGAAAGTTTCCGGCAAAATCAGCAATTTATGAAAGTTTCAAAATATCAGCCGACATTTTTAGCGACGGCCATGATGAAATTGCTGCCAGCGCTTTCGTTAAAAAAGTAAACGATGCAAACTGGACCGAGTATCCGCTGCATTTCGTTATAAACGACCATTGGGAAACTATCTTCAGAGCTACCGAAACAGGCAACTACGAGTTTAAAATTGAAGGTTGGGTAGATCACTACACTACCTGGAAAAAAGGACTCAAAAAAAAGTTTGACGCCGGTCAGGACATTACCGTCGAACTGCAGATTGGCGTGGAGCTGCTTGAAGAAGCTGCAACCCATAACATCGCTAACAAAGCGAAGCTGCGCGAATGGGTTACACAACTTACCCAGGCAGGCAGCACCGAGCAAGCTGTGGTGCTGGCATTTAGTCCTGAGATCAGTGCCGAAATGTATAAGCACCGGCACGCCAACCTGGTAACCCAATACCCTACTGTTTACCGTTTTGAAGTTGAGCGAAAACGCGCCGCCTTCAGCACCTGGTACGAGCTTTTTCCACGTTCGGCGTCGGAGCAGCCCGGCGAACACGGCACTTTCGACGATGTTGTTAAATTGTTGCCCCGGGTAGCCCGGATGGGGTTTGACGTTTTATACTTTCCACCTATTCACCCTATTGGCGAAAAAAACCGTAAAGGAAAAAACAACTCGTTGACGGCTGAGTCCAATGACCCCGGATCGCCCTGGGCTATTGGTAATCGCTTGGGCGGACATAAAGCAATCCATCCGCAATTGGGCACGCTCGACAGCTTCAAGGCGCTGATAAATGAAGCAAAAACGCTTAACATCGAAATTGCAATGGACATTGCCTACCAATGCGCACCCGATCACCCTTATGTAAAAGAGCACCCGCAATGGTTTAAATGGCGGCCTGATGGTACCGTGCAATATGCCGAGAACCCACCGAAAAAGTACGAAGATATCCTACCATTCAATTTTGAAACTGAAGATTGGGAAAATTTATGGCAGGAACTAAAAAGTGTAATTGACTATTGGGTAGACGCCGGCATACGGGTGTTCAGGATAGATAACCCGCATACCAAGGCTTTTGGGTTTTGGCAATGGATGATTGGCGAAGTACGGGCAAAAACTCCGGAGGTTATATTTTTAGCCGAAGCTTTTACCCGTCCGCGCATTATGGAACGATTAGGCAAGGGCGGCTTTAATCAATCATACTCTTACTTTACCTGGCGTAACACCAAACAGGAAATTGAAGAGTACATGACTGAGCTTACGCAAACCGAAATGCGCTACTATTACCGCGCTAATTTTTGGCCTAACACACCGGATATTTTGCCTCCGGCATTAATAAACGGTGGCGATAATGCGCACGTTATGCGGGTTATACTGGCAGGTACGCTATCCTCAAACTATGGCCTGTACGGCCCGGTGTACGAGTTTGGCATCAATGCACCGCACGGCGTTAAAGAAGAATATGTAGATAATGAAAAATACGAAATTAAACACTGGGACTGGAACCAGTACACCCGTATTGGCGAGATCATTACCCGCTTAAATCGTATCCGCCACCAAAATGCGGCCTTGCAAACCACCTGGAACATTCAATTTGCAGATACCAGTAATCAACAAATTATCTGTTATATTAAAACAGATAAAGCCACTGATAATAACCTGATTATTGCCGTTAACCTGGACGCCTTTGCAACACAGGGGGCCCATGTACGCATACCGCTGCCCGAATTTAATATTGGGTATGATGAGCCTTACCAGGTTACCGATTTATTGAGCGGCAGCAGTTACCGCTGGGTTGGCGATTATAACTACGTTGAACTTAACCCCTACCAAATGCCTGCACATATTTTCAAAGTACAAAAATTATACTAA